A genome region from bacterium includes the following:
- a CDS encoding carbon-nitrogen hydrolase family protein produces the protein MTVTIGVAQFVSTDTTHENLLSIDRMVARAADQGVQLLGFHEIANTSYPCFIQDPKYRELAEPIPGPSTDHASELATRHGVHMVLPLYERQGDMRFNTAAFIEPGKGVVGKYQKSHIARSRVHSPGDLKTADEAYYCEPGQTGFSTWDNVQLGIRIGVQICYDRHFFEGARSLGLQGVDLVFVPTASYRKFIIETLWNAELQAMAFQNTFFVAGINKIGPVTGFTDGRRFPGRSLIVDFEGRVMSQAGDEEALVVADIDPARAQDARDVLRFYELRRPELYEQLTRMDAGADFDRAAHRSDGDPRL, from the coding sequence ATGACAGTGACAATCGGTGTGGCTCAGTTCGTCAGTACCGACACGACGCATGAAAACCTACTTTCCATCGACAGAATGGTCGCGCGAGCAGCCGACCAGGGCGTGCAACTACTGGGCTTCCATGAAATTGCCAACACGTCCTACCCGTGTTTCATACAGGATCCGAAATACAGAGAACTTGCGGAGCCGATTCCGGGCCCCTCGACAGATCACGCCAGTGAACTGGCGACCCGCCATGGCGTGCACATGGTCCTGCCGCTCTATGAACGCCAAGGCGACATGCGGTTCAATACGGCCGCCTTCATCGAACCGGGCAAGGGCGTCGTGGGCAAATACCAGAAGTCTCACATTGCCAGGTCGCGCGTCCACAGCCCTGGGGACCTGAAGACGGCAGATGAAGCGTATTACTGCGAACCGGGACAGACCGGATTCTCCACCTGGGACAACGTCCAGCTCGGAATCAGGATCGGGGTCCAGATTTGCTACGACCGGCATTTTTTTGAAGGAGCGCGCAGCCTCGGACTGCAGGGTGTCGACCTGGTGTTTGTGCCGACAGCCTCATATCGGAAGTTCATCATTGAAACGCTGTGGAACGCGGAGTTGCAGGCGATGGCGTTTCAGAACACGTTTTTTGTGGCGGGGATCAACAAGATCGGGCCGGTCACGGGTTTCACCGACGGCCGGCGGTTTCCCGGACGCTCGCTGATCGTCGATTTCGAGGGCCGGGTCATGTCTCAGGCGGGGGATGAGGAAGCGTTGGTGGTTGCCGACATTGATCCTGCGCGGGCTCAAGACGCGAGGGACGTGCTGCGTTTCTATGAGCTCCGGAGACCCGAACTGTACGAGCAGCTGACGCGAATGGACGCGGGAGCCGACTTTGACAGGGCGGCGCACCGATCAGATGGAGATCCCCGCCTCTAG
- a CDS encoding ABC transporter ATP-binding protein, whose amino-acid sequence MLELRDLDVYYGDVRALRGLSLQLGRSELVALIGANGAGKTTTLNTISGLLRPRRGAVVFQGRDLLGVSADQRVRMGISHVPEGRRIFGTLTVQENLDLGAYGASNRLAAKQNLARIFDLFAVLANRRKQLAGTLSGGEQQMLAIGRALMGTPKVLMLDEPSLGLAPMMVRAIAEVILGINKAGTSVLLVEQNARLALRLATRAYVIESGTVSLEGEAKSLLTDDHVRGAYLGV is encoded by the coding sequence ATTCTCGAACTGCGGGACCTGGACGTCTACTACGGCGACGTCCGCGCCCTTCGCGGACTATCGTTGCAACTCGGACGGTCTGAGCTGGTCGCACTCATCGGAGCCAACGGCGCGGGCAAGACGACGACGCTCAACACCATCTCGGGTCTGCTGCGGCCCCGCCGCGGCGCGGTCGTCTTCCAGGGACGCGACCTGCTCGGTGTGTCCGCTGATCAGCGCGTGCGAATGGGCATCTCGCACGTACCGGAGGGTCGCAGGATCTTCGGGACCCTGACGGTTCAGGAGAACTTGGACCTCGGCGCCTACGGCGCCTCCAACAGGCTGGCCGCGAAGCAAAACCTGGCCCGGATCTTCGACCTTTTTGCGGTGCTCGCCAACCGGCGCAAGCAACTGGCGGGAACCTTGAGCGGCGGCGAGCAGCAAATGTTGGCGATCGGCAGGGCGCTGATGGGTACCCCAAAGGTCCTGATGCTCGATGAGCCCTCGCTGGGCCTGGCACCGATGATGGTGCGCGCCATCGCCGAGGTGATATTGGGCATCAACAAGGCGGGGACTTCGGTCCTGCTCGTCGAGCAGAATGCCCGCCTGGCCTTGCGCCTTGCCACCCGCGCCTATGTCATCGAATCGGGCACCGTGAGTCTCGAGGGAGAGGCCAAAAGCCTCCTCACCGACGACCACGTGCGGGGGGCGTACCTGGGGGTCTAG